A single window of Leptospira inadai serovar Lyme str. 10 DNA harbors:
- the rfaD gene encoding ADP-glyceromanno-heptose 6-epimerase: MSRIRVIITGGAGLIGSNLVRLLNERGVEDILLVDHLGISSKWKNLRDLCYTDYLEKEDFLSRVISGQLPKGYTHVLHMGACSSTTESDASYLIQNNFEYTKVLAEACLDKNVRFLYASSAATYGDGTYGYDDKASIADLRPLNMYGYSKHMFDLYAQKKGYLSKITGVKFFNVFGFGEAHKGDMRSVVLKGYEQILSEGKIRLFKSYKLEYADGEQKRDFLYVKDAAKIAIHLFSGNHFGLFNVGRGVAETWLDLANGLFSALDRPNRVEFVEMPEGLKAKYQYYTKASTEKLLSTGYAEGFTDLKTAIADYVKLLQTQLE; the protein is encoded by the coding sequence ATGTCTAGGATTCGAGTTATTATTACCGGCGGAGCGGGTTTGATCGGAAGCAATCTGGTGCGTCTTCTGAATGAGAGAGGTGTGGAAGATATTTTACTCGTGGATCACTTGGGAATCTCATCCAAATGGAAAAATTTGCGAGACTTATGCTATACTGATTATCTCGAGAAAGAAGATTTTCTATCCAGAGTGATTTCGGGGCAATTACCGAAGGGTTATACTCATGTTTTACATATGGGAGCCTGTTCGTCTACGACGGAATCGGATGCATCCTATCTGATCCAAAATAATTTCGAATACACGAAAGTGCTCGCGGAAGCTTGTTTGGATAAGAATGTTCGCTTTCTCTATGCTTCCTCGGCGGCGACGTACGGAGACGGGACTTACGGTTATGACGATAAGGCTTCGATTGCAGATTTACGTCCTCTGAATATGTACGGTTATTCCAAGCATATGTTCGATTTATACGCCCAAAAGAAAGGTTATCTCTCAAAGATCACAGGCGTAAAATTCTTTAACGTTTTCGGTTTCGGTGAGGCGCATAAGGGTGATATGCGATCCGTGGTTTTGAAAGGATATGAACAAATTTTATCGGAAGGGAAGATCCGGCTGTTTAAATCTTATAAGCTAGAATATGCGGACGGAGAGCAGAAGCGCGATTTTCTATACGTAAAAGACGCGGCTAAAATCGCGATCCACCTATTTTCGGGAAATCATTTCGGTCTTTTCAATGTGGGAAGAGGTGTGGCGGAAACTTGGTTGGATTTAGCGAATGGACTGTTTAGCGCTTTAGATCGACCGAATCGGGTCGAATTCGTGGAAATGCCGGAGGGTCTAAAGGCAAAATACCAATATTATACGAAAGCCTCTACGGAAAAATTACTTTCCACCGGTTATGCAGAAGGTTTTACCGATCTTAAAACTGCGATTGCGGATTACGTAAAACTTCTGCAAACCCAATTAGAGTAA
- a CDS encoding ArsR/SmtB family transcription factor, with amino-acid sequence MAAQKLEIKKAHLDSTIRGLKAVAHPDRLKILLYLSKKEHSVGELVDALGISQSAASQHLSKMKEAGYLGSKKVSNQVFYSIKDQKFKSFAKSLLQIFSK; translated from the coding sequence ATGGCAGCCCAAAAGTTAGAAATCAAGAAAGCCCACCTGGACTCGACCATCCGCGGATTAAAAGCAGTAGCTCATCCTGACAGATTAAAAATTCTACTGTATTTATCTAAAAAAGAACACAGCGTTGGTGAGTTAGTCGACGCGTTAGGAATCAGCCAATCAGCTGCTTCCCAACATTTAAGTAAGATGAAGGAAGCCGGATATCTTGGTAGTAAGAAAGTATCCAATCAAGTTTTCTATTCCATTAAAGATCAGAAATTCAAAAGCTTCGCAAAGTCTTTACTTCAAATTTTCTCGAAGTAA
- a CDS encoding SDR family NAD(P)-dependent oxidoreductase — protein sequence MEITGKTAVITGSAGGLGKAMAEHFAKLGANIVLSDISEEKLAEALKEIEALGVKAIAVRTDVSKESDAEALMETAVSKFGSLDIAVLNAGILRDGLLVKTDKQTGKVASKLSLSNWQSVIDVNLTGVFLTGREAAVQMINTGSKGIIIPIASVAMHGNPGQTNYSAAKAGVAAMTKLWAKELSRYGIRVAGIAPGFIATEMVMKDMNPEALKKWETQIPIGRLGYPSEIAETAAFIATNELVDGVVLEISGGVKI from the coding sequence TTGGAAATAACAGGTAAAACCGCAGTCATTACCGGTTCGGCCGGAGGCTTAGGCAAAGCGATGGCCGAGCATTTTGCAAAACTAGGCGCAAACATCGTTCTTTCCGATATCTCGGAGGAAAAATTGGCCGAAGCGTTAAAGGAAATAGAAGCGTTAGGCGTCAAAGCGATCGCGGTGCGAACCGATGTTTCCAAGGAATCCGACGCAGAGGCTCTCATGGAAACGGCCGTTTCAAAATTCGGAAGTTTGGATATTGCGGTGCTAAACGCGGGAATTCTACGAGACGGATTACTCGTAAAAACCGATAAACAAACCGGCAAGGTTGCATCCAAGCTTTCCTTATCCAATTGGCAATCGGTGATAGATGTCAATTTAACCGGAGTTTTTTTAACGGGAAGAGAAGCGGCCGTACAGATGATCAATACCGGATCTAAAGGAATCATCATTCCAATCGCTTCTGTCGCTATGCATGGAAATCCAGGTCAAACCAACTACTCTGCCGCAAAAGCGGGAGTTGCCGCCATGACGAAACTTTGGGCAAAAGAGCTAAGTCGTTACGGGATTCGTGTAGCTGGAATCGCTCCCGGCTTTATCGCCACCGAGATGGTCATGAAGGATATGAATCCGGAAGCATTAAAAAAGTGGGAAACTCAAATTCCGATCGGAAGACTGGGCTATCCGAGTGAAATAGCCGAGACTGCAGCATTTATCGCGACTAACGAACTCGTAGACGGAGTCGTACTCGAAATTTCAGGCGGAGTGAAAATTTAA